A window of Mycolicibacterium fluoranthenivorans contains these coding sequences:
- a CDS encoding arylamine N-acetyltransferase family protein, whose protein sequence is MDKAYFARIGLEYPLGPSLDTLRDIVAAHNRSIPFENLDPLMGIPVHDLSAEALSAKLVGRRRGGYCYENNGLLAYVLEHLGYGVDRLAGRVVWMRPPDAPKTGVTHHVLAVTVPGEDGRFLVDVGFGGQTLSSPIRLEAGPVQRTRHEPYRLVDHPEGLQLQTQIHGDWLPLYQFSLRTQPLVDLSIGSWYSSTYPTAVFVVGLSVALVTDTARWNLRGRNLAIHTDGSTEKIRLASAAEVLEQLTGRFGIDLAGLGDVEARVSQVLDT, encoded by the coding sequence ATGGACAAGGCGTACTTCGCACGAATCGGCCTCGAATACCCCCTGGGTCCCAGCCTGGACACCCTGCGGGACATCGTGGCCGCGCACAACCGCTCCATCCCGTTCGAGAACCTCGATCCGCTGATGGGTATCCCCGTGCATGACCTGAGCGCCGAGGCGCTGTCGGCCAAGCTGGTCGGCCGCCGCCGCGGGGGCTACTGCTACGAGAACAACGGGTTGCTGGCCTATGTGCTGGAGCACCTCGGGTACGGGGTGGACCGTCTGGCGGGGCGGGTGGTGTGGATGCGGCCACCGGACGCGCCCAAGACCGGGGTCACCCACCACGTGCTGGCCGTCACCGTGCCGGGCGAAGACGGCCGCTTCCTGGTCGACGTCGGCTTCGGCGGCCAGACGCTGTCCTCGCCGATCAGGTTGGAGGCGGGACCGGTGCAGCGCACCCGCCATGAGCCCTACCGGCTGGTGGACCACCCCGAGGGCCTGCAACTGCAGACCCAGATCCACGGCGACTGGCTGCCGCTGTACCAGTTCAGCCTGCGCACGCAGCCCCTGGTCGATCTGAGCATCGGGTCCTGGTATTCGTCGACCTATCCGACGGCGGTCTTCGTGGTCGGGTTGTCGGTCGCCCTGGTCACCGACACCGCGCGGTGGAATCTGCGCGGCCGGAACCTGGCCATCCACACCGATGGCAGCACCGAGAAGATCCGCTTGGCATCGGCCGCGGAGGTGCTCGAACAGCTCACCGGCCGGTTCGGCATCGATCTGGCCGGGCTCGGCGATGTGGAGGCCCGGGTCAGCCAGGTGTTGGACACGTGA
- a CDS encoding acyl-CoA dehydrogenase family protein, with protein MDELAALVEDIGRRSYDANFGKRRLPEVFDAELWQNLDETGLSRLTTEQGAGPAESAVVLGGLARYAAAVPIAETDLLAGWLAQQAGIAVPETGPLTVAIGTGGTATGVPWPRAATVVVADRSADGLSVGLAADPQITDGHNLAGEPRGTLAYDTVGLQRLDTAIGDELARRGAWARCVQIVGAFDSALELTVAHTSERVQFGRALSKFQAVQHSLAAMAGEIERARAATDLATAAVTEYGFAAPQADYAVTVAKVAVGRAVTPVTTIAHQLHGAIGVTIEHQLWSATMRARSWSDEFGSTASHARRLGRLALDAADPWDVLITCPTPG; from the coding sequence ATGGATGAGCTCGCTGCGCTGGTCGAGGACATCGGCCGCCGGTCCTATGACGCCAACTTCGGGAAGCGTAGGCTCCCTGAGGTTTTCGATGCCGAACTGTGGCAGAACCTGGACGAGACCGGGTTGAGCCGGCTCACCACCGAGCAGGGCGCCGGCCCGGCCGAATCGGCAGTGGTGCTCGGCGGCCTGGCCCGCTACGCCGCGGCCGTCCCGATCGCCGAAACGGACCTGCTGGCCGGCTGGCTGGCGCAGCAGGCGGGGATCGCGGTGCCCGAGACCGGGCCGCTGACGGTGGCGATCGGCACCGGCGGTACCGCGACCGGCGTGCCCTGGCCGCGTGCGGCGACCGTCGTCGTCGCCGACCGATCGGCGGACGGCCTCTCGGTGGGGCTGGCGGCGGATCCGCAGATCACCGACGGCCACAATCTGGCCGGCGAGCCGCGCGGCACCCTGGCCTACGACACCGTCGGCCTGCAGCGCCTGGACACCGCGATCGGTGACGAACTGGCGCGCCGCGGCGCATGGGCGCGCTGCGTACAGATCGTCGGCGCCTTCGATTCCGCGTTGGAGCTGACCGTCGCGCACACGTCGGAGCGGGTGCAGTTCGGCCGGGCGCTGAGCAAGTTCCAGGCGGTCCAGCATTCCCTTGCCGCCATGGCCGGCGAGATCGAACGCGCCCGCGCAGCGACGGACCTGGCGACGGCAGCGGTCACCGAATACGGTTTCGCGGCGCCGCAGGCCGATTACGCGGTGACCGTGGCGAAGGTGGCCGTCGGGCGGGCCGTCACCCCGGTCACCACCATCGCCCACCAACTGCACGGCGCCATCGGCGTCACCATCGAGCACCAGCTGTGGTCGGCCACCATGCGGGCCCGCAGCTGGAGCGATGAGTTCGGCAGCACCGCCTCCCACGCTCGACGGCTGGGCCGGCTGGCGCTGGACGCCGCCGATCCGTGGGACGTGCTCATCACGTGTCCAACACCTGGCTGA
- a CDS encoding acyl-CoA dehydrogenase family protein translates to MSEFEALCANDGDLAELRASVRRFITSDRAAHGWEPQIDSWLTSWDAGFSERLADAGYVGLTIPSEYGGHGQGFLHRYVVTEELLGQGAPVAAHWFADRQVAPSLLSYGSEEQRRRLLPQIAAGRLYSAIGMSEHGAGSDLAATATRATRTDGGWVLNGTKVWTSGGHRAHVAIVLARTSPLDPEHRHAGFSQFIVALDSPGVTISPIVTLDGHHHFNEVTFAEVRVGDGDVLGQVGDGWHQVTAELGFERSGPERILSTAILIFGVIRALGPDVDDRTATAVGDLLGRAMSLRQLSVAVARDLAAGRDAATRAALVKDLGTRFEQESVELCADLLESVDDPGGLRAVLDTARLHSPMFTLRGGTNEVLRGVIARGLGVR, encoded by the coding sequence GTGAGCGAATTCGAAGCGCTGTGCGCCAACGACGGTGACCTGGCCGAACTGCGGGCTTCGGTCCGGCGGTTCATCACCTCCGACCGGGCGGCGCACGGCTGGGAACCCCAGATCGACTCGTGGCTGACCAGTTGGGATGCCGGTTTCAGCGAGCGGCTGGCCGACGCCGGCTATGTCGGGCTGACCATCCCATCCGAGTACGGCGGCCACGGGCAGGGCTTCCTGCACCGCTACGTGGTGACCGAGGAACTGCTCGGCCAGGGCGCGCCGGTGGCCGCGCACTGGTTCGCCGACCGGCAGGTGGCGCCGTCGCTGCTGTCCTACGGGTCCGAAGAGCAGCGCCGCCGGCTGTTGCCGCAGATCGCGGCGGGCCGGCTGTATTCGGCGATCGGCATGAGTGAGCACGGCGCCGGATCGGATCTGGCGGCGACCGCCACCCGGGCCACCCGCACCGACGGCGGCTGGGTGCTCAACGGGACGAAGGTGTGGACCAGCGGCGGCCATCGCGCACATGTCGCGATCGTGCTGGCCCGCACCAGTCCGCTGGATCCCGAGCACCGGCACGCCGGTTTCAGCCAGTTCATCGTCGCGCTGGATTCCCCCGGCGTGACGATCAGCCCGATCGTCACGCTGGACGGGCACCACCACTTCAACGAGGTAACCTTCGCGGAGGTGAGGGTCGGCGACGGTGACGTGCTGGGTCAGGTGGGCGACGGCTGGCATCAGGTCACCGCCGAGCTGGGCTTCGAGCGCAGTGGCCCCGAACGGATCCTGTCGACCGCGATCCTGATCTTCGGCGTGATCCGCGCGCTGGGTCCCGATGTCGACGACCGCACCGCGACCGCCGTGGGTGACCTGTTGGGCCGCGCGATGTCGCTCCGTCAGCTGTCGGTGGCGGTGGCGCGCGATCTGGCCGCCGGACGCGATGCGGCCACCCGGGCCGCCCTGGTGAAGGATCTGGGCACCCGCTTCGAGCAGGAGTCGGTGGAACTGTGCGCCGATCTGCTCGAGTCGGTGGACGATCCCGGCGGGCTGCGTGCCGTGCTGGACACGGCGCGGCTGCATTCGCCGATGTTCACGCTGCGCGGCGGGACCAACGAGGTGCTGCGCGGTGTGATCGCCCGCGGTCTGGGGGTGCGCTAG
- a CDS encoding dihydrofolate reductase family protein — translation MATVYYTASSLDGFIVDDHDSLDWLLTRDIDAAGPFGYEAFAASVGALVMGSQTYEWLVRNQEGDWMYEQPSWVLTSRPGIVADGHPVRVFHGDVTELHPQLSAAAGDRHIWVVGGGVVAAQFVEAGLVDEMIVSYAPCTLGRGAPVLPVRSEWTLTKSAVNGEFICARWVAAPVD, via the coding sequence ATGGCCACCGTCTACTACACCGCGTCCAGTCTGGATGGATTCATCGTCGACGACCACGACAGCCTGGACTGGCTGCTCACCCGGGACATCGACGCTGCCGGGCCGTTCGGCTACGAAGCGTTCGCCGCTTCGGTGGGGGCGCTGGTGATGGGGTCGCAGACCTACGAGTGGCTGGTGCGCAACCAGGAAGGTGACTGGATGTACGAACAGCCGTCCTGGGTGCTGACGAGCCGCCCGGGCATCGTCGCCGACGGGCACCCGGTCCGGGTCTTCCACGGCGATGTCACCGAGTTGCATCCGCAGCTGTCGGCCGCGGCGGGAGATCGCCACATATGGGTCGTCGGCGGTGGGGTGGTGGCCGCGCAGTTCGTCGAGGCCGGGCTGGTGGACGAGATGATCGTGAGTTATGCGCCGTGCACGCTCGGTAGGGGCGCGCCGGTACTGCCGGTGCGCTCGGAGTGGACGCTGACCAAGTCGGCGGTCAATGGCGAGTTCATCTGTGCACGTTGGGTTGCCGCTCCGGTGGACTGA
- a CDS encoding TetR/AcrR family transcriptional regulator, with protein sequence MLVTAVDVLRERGAAGVTIDEVLARSGAPRGSVYYHFPQGRSQLLIEALNYAGDSLTEVIDAAADRGGIALVRQFVAFWERALAGSAYTAGCPVMAAAISSTEDDSVLATAAGEIFARWRDALSQTFRRDGFESADAESLAVMCIAALEGAVVLCRSTRTPEPLHQVGHQLEFLIKSREFVRVYGIPGR encoded by the coding sequence ATGCTCGTCACCGCGGTCGACGTCCTGCGCGAACGCGGCGCGGCCGGGGTCACCATCGACGAGGTCCTGGCGCGCAGCGGCGCACCGCGCGGTTCGGTCTACTACCACTTCCCCCAGGGCCGCAGCCAGCTGCTCATCGAGGCACTGAACTATGCCGGGGATTCCCTCACCGAGGTCATCGACGCCGCCGCCGACCGCGGCGGCATAGCCCTGGTGCGACAGTTCGTCGCCTTCTGGGAACGCGCCCTGGCGGGCAGTGCGTACACCGCAGGCTGCCCGGTGATGGCGGCAGCCATCAGCTCCACCGAGGATGACTCCGTCCTGGCCACTGCGGCCGGCGAGATCTTCGCGCGGTGGCGCGACGCGCTGAGTCAGACCTTTCGCAGGGACGGTTTCGAGTCCGCCGATGCCGAATCACTGGCCGTCATGTGCATCGCCGCACTGGAGGGCGCGGTGGTGCTGTGCCGGTCTACACGCACCCCCGAACCACTGCACCAGGTCGGTCACCAACTCGAATTCCTGATCAAGTCAAGGGAATTCGTGCGAGTGTACGGAATACCCGGTCGCTAG
- a CDS encoding acyl-CoA dehydrogenase: protein MGHYRSNVRDLEFNLFEVYALEKILATGQFGDLDGESVRQMLGEAGRLAEGPLAEAFAETDRHPPTFDPESHVVSIPEPFKKSLRAWQSGEWFRIGLEESVGGVPAPAMLAWAINEFALGAQPAAFMYLAGPVLASILYEIGNEQQRQWAVQSVERNWGATMVLTEPDAGSDVGAGRTKATQQPDGTWHLDGVKRFITNGDTDDLFENILHMVLARPDGAGPGTKGLSLFVVPKFIPDDDGAPGQRNGVFVTGLEHKMGLKASATCELTFGQHGVPAVGWLVGDAHSGIAQMFKIIEYARMMVGTKAISTLSTGYLNALEYAKTRIQGADMTEMSNKTAPRVTILHHPDVRRALLVQKSYAEGLRALYLFTAAHQDPAAAAIVSGADEAMAERVNDLLLPIVKGVGSERAYQCLTESLQTFGGSGFLQDYPVEQYIRDAKIDSLYEGTTAIQAQDFFFRKIARDQGGALSHVVGRIQAFLDRDNARPEVADGRALLRTALADVTAMVTAMTGYLMGSQENSRELYRVGLSSVPFLLAVGDLFIGWLLLEHAEIAHAALDSATDRDRDFYLGKIGAADFFAGHVLPRLASDRAVIEAMGLAPMELPEGAF from the coding sequence ATGGGGCACTACCGCAGCAATGTCAGGGATCTCGAGTTCAACCTGTTCGAGGTCTACGCACTCGAAAAGATCTTGGCCACAGGCCAGTTCGGTGATCTCGACGGCGAATCGGTCCGGCAGATGCTCGGCGAGGCCGGCCGTCTCGCGGAGGGCCCCCTGGCAGAGGCCTTCGCCGAGACCGACCGTCATCCGCCGACCTTCGACCCCGAGTCCCATGTGGTCAGCATTCCCGAGCCGTTCAAGAAGTCGCTGCGGGCGTGGCAGTCCGGCGAATGGTTCCGGATCGGCTTGGAGGAGAGTGTCGGCGGGGTACCTGCACCGGCGATGCTGGCGTGGGCCATCAACGAATTCGCGCTCGGCGCCCAGCCCGCGGCCTTCATGTACCTCGCCGGACCGGTGCTGGCGAGCATCCTCTACGAAATCGGTAACGAACAGCAGCGGCAGTGGGCCGTCCAGTCGGTCGAGCGGAACTGGGGCGCGACCATGGTGCTGACCGAGCCCGACGCCGGCTCCGATGTGGGTGCGGGCCGCACCAAGGCCACCCAGCAGCCCGACGGCACCTGGCACCTGGACGGGGTCAAGCGGTTCATCACCAACGGTGACACCGACGACCTGTTCGAGAACATCCTGCATATGGTGCTGGCCCGGCCGGACGGTGCCGGGCCCGGGACCAAGGGGTTGTCCCTGTTCGTGGTGCCCAAGTTCATCCCGGACGACGACGGAGCGCCGGGGCAGCGCAACGGGGTCTTCGTCACCGGGCTGGAACACAAGATGGGGCTCAAGGCGTCGGCGACCTGCGAGCTGACCTTCGGCCAGCACGGGGTACCGGCGGTCGGCTGGCTGGTGGGCGATGCCCACAGCGGTATCGCGCAGATGTTCAAGATCATCGAGTACGCGCGAATGATGGTCGGCACCAAGGCGATATCCACCCTGTCCACCGGATATCTGAACGCGCTGGAGTACGCCAAGACCCGGATCCAGGGCGCCGACATGACCGAGATGTCGAACAAGACGGCGCCGCGGGTGACCATCCTGCACCACCCGGACGTGCGCCGAGCCCTGCTCGTGCAGAAGTCCTACGCCGAAGGGTTGCGGGCGCTCTACCTGTTCACCGCCGCGCACCAGGATCCGGCGGCGGCCGCCATCGTGTCCGGAGCCGATGAGGCGATGGCCGAGCGGGTCAACGACCTGCTGCTGCCGATCGTCAAGGGGGTGGGATCCGAGCGCGCCTACCAGTGCCTGACCGAATCGCTGCAGACCTTCGGCGGCTCGGGCTTCCTGCAGGATTACCCGGTCGAGCAGTACATCCGCGATGCCAAGATCGACTCGCTCTACGAAGGCACCACCGCCATCCAGGCGCAGGACTTCTTCTTCCGCAAGATCGCCCGCGATCAGGGCGGGGCGCTGTCCCATGTGGTCGGGCGCATCCAGGCGTTCCTCGACCGCGACAACGCCAGACCGGAAGTGGCCGACGGGCGCGCGCTGTTGCGGACGGCGCTGGCGGATGTGACGGCGATGGTCACCGCCATGACGGGATATCTGATGGGCTCGCAGGAGAATTCGCGTGAGCTCTACCGGGTCGGGCTCTCCTCGGTGCCCTTCCTGCTCGCCGTCGGCGACCTGTTCATCGGCTGGTTGCTGTTGGAGCACGCCGAGATCGCCCATGCCGCGCTGGACAGCGCCACCGATCGCGACCGCGATTTCTACCTCGGCAAGATCGGCGCGGCGGACTTCTTCGCCGGGCACGTGCTGCCGCGGCTGGCATCGGACCGGGCGGTCATCGAGGCGATGGGGCTGGCGCCGATGGAGCTGCCCGAAGGGGCGTTCTAG